The following proteins are co-located in the Blattabacterium sp. (Blatta orientalis) str. Tarazona genome:
- the prfB gene encoding peptide chain release factor 2 translates to MIKNEDIQSISEKINKLQEVLNIDQIKESIEKEEKKISNPNFWKNCKKAKNFTKRLHAMKTCIKDFFELKNALEELEILFSLSKEEDLEKEVKIQLNKTKNLLSNIEFKNLLSEEEDIFNAVLQISSGAGGTESCDWTSMLMRMYIMWAEKNKFSVKNIHHLPGDITGIKSVTLELDGLYAFGYLKGENGVHRLIRLSPFDNNSKRHTSFSSVYVYPLVDKDIDININISDIQWETFRSSGSGGQNVNKVETGVRLRHHPTGIIIENTETRSQMQNRQKALHLLKSRLFEIEISKKMKKNKIESSKKKIEWGSQIRNYIMHPYKLVKDLRTGYETTQIHSVMNGEIDIFLKKFLVYNKKIEEKEKD, encoded by the coding sequence ATGATAAAAAATGAAGACATTCAATCTATTTCAGAAAAAATTAATAAACTTCAAGAAGTTCTAAACATAGATCAAATTAAAGAATCTATTGAGAAAGAAGAAAAAAAAATTTCAAATCCAAATTTTTGGAAAAATTGTAAAAAAGCTAAAAATTTTACAAAACGTTTGCATGCTATGAAGACATGCATAAAAGATTTTTTTGAATTAAAAAACGCTCTAGAAGAATTAGAAATTCTATTCTCTTTATCTAAAGAAGAAGATCTAGAAAAAGAGGTTAAAATTCAATTAAATAAAACGAAAAACCTTCTGTCAAATATAGAATTTAAAAATCTTCTTTCGGAAGAAGAAGATATTTTTAACGCAGTATTACAAATTTCCTCTGGGGCAGGAGGAACTGAAAGTTGTGATTGGACTTCTATGTTAATGAGAATGTATATTATGTGGGCTGAAAAAAATAAATTTTCTGTAAAAAACATTCATCATCTTCCTGGAGATATCACAGGAATCAAATCTGTTACTTTAGAATTAGATGGATTATATGCTTTTGGATATTTAAAAGGAGAAAATGGAGTTCATAGATTAATACGTTTATCTCCATTTGATAATAATTCAAAACGTCATACTTCTTTTTCTTCTGTTTATGTATATCCTTTAGTAGATAAAGACATAGATATAAACATTAATATATCTGATATTCAATGGGAGACATTTCGTTCTAGTGGATCTGGAGGACAAAACGTTAATAAAGTGGAAACTGGGGTCAGATTACGTCATCATCCTACGGGAATTATTATTGAAAATACAGAGACTCGTTCGCAAATGCAAAATAGACAAAAAGCCTTGCATCTCTTAAAGTCTAGATTGTTTGAAATAGAAATTTCAAAAAAAATGAAAAAAAACAAAATAGAATCCAGTAAAAAAAAAATTGAATGGGGATCCCAGATTCGAAATTATATAATGCATCCTTATAAATTGGTAAAAGACTTACGAACCGGTTATGAAACTACACAAATCCATTCTGTAATGAATGGAGAAATAGATATTTTCTTGAAAAAATTTTTGGTATACAATAAAAAAATAGAAGAAAAAGAAAAAGATTGA
- the clpB gene encoding ATP-dependent chaperone ClpB, whose amino-acid sequence MNFNNKFTIKTQKIIQEAQRIALKNNQPSIENAHILKSLLEKEENVIPFLLKKLNVPHQTIMIGLDRIISSYPRVVSGTVTKQHLSHSVTQMFNIAENYAKTLKDEFISLEHIFYGIFMTSDVTSKLLKDQGITEFKIKILIENIRKKSGNVISQTEENTYNALDKYAKNLNEWASKGKLDPVIGRDEEIRRVLQILSRRTKNNPILIGEPGVGKTAIAEGLAHRIINGDIPDNLKDKRVFSLDMASLIAGAKYKGEFEERLKSVVKEVTSSDGEIILFIDEIHTLVGAGGGEGAMDAANILKPALARGELRAIGATTLNEYQKYFRIDKALERRFQQVYVDEPSVTDAISILRGIKEKYESHHKVRIKDESIIAAVELSQRYINERFLPDKAIDLIDEAASKLRMEINSKPEELDVLHRKIMQMEIQIEAIKREKDEKQLVLLRKKLAKLNEEKIQLQFQWQKEKDLVEGIQKSKEKIENFKFEAEQAERSGDYGKVAELRYGKIKEEENKVKSFEIELKKQEDKGKKMIQEEVSKEDIAQVVSKWTGIPVTKMLQSEREKLLFLEKELHKRVIGQNDAIQSVADAIRRSRAGLQDEKKPIGSFLFMGSTGVGKTELAKTLAEYLFDNENNMVRIDMSEYMERHSVSRLIGAPPGYIGYEESGQLTEAIRRRPYSVILLDEIEKAHSDIFNILLQVLDDGRLTDNKGRTVNFTNTIIIMTSNIGADIIQENLDPEMSINRMETTKNALIDLLKNIMRPEFINRIDEIILFKPISRKEIKEIVKLQMKKFADLLSHKNIHIEATNEVIDYLSEKGYDPHYGARLLKRVIQHEILNNLSKEILKGKIHDNHRLLVDFFKEKGIVFRQSDPVNVQGKINT is encoded by the coding sequence ATGAATTTCAATAATAAATTTACTATAAAAACTCAAAAAATAATACAAGAAGCACAACGTATTGCTTTAAAAAATAATCAACCTTCAATTGAGAATGCACATATTTTAAAATCTCTTTTGGAAAAAGAGGAAAATGTCATTCCTTTTCTTCTAAAAAAATTAAATGTTCCCCATCAAACAATTATGATCGGTTTGGATCGAATTATATCTTCTTATCCTAGAGTAGTAAGTGGAACAGTCACTAAACAACATTTAAGCCATTCAGTTACACAGATGTTCAATATAGCGGAAAATTATGCTAAAACATTAAAAGATGAATTTATTTCTCTTGAACATATTTTCTATGGAATTTTTATGACTTCGGATGTGACTTCTAAACTTTTGAAAGATCAAGGAATTACAGAATTCAAGATAAAAATTTTGATTGAAAATATTAGAAAAAAAAGCGGAAATGTTATTTCTCAAACAGAAGAAAATACTTATAATGCTTTAGATAAATATGCAAAAAATCTTAATGAATGGGCATCTAAAGGAAAATTAGATCCTGTTATTGGACGTGATGAAGAAATTCGTCGAGTTTTACAAATTTTGTCCAGAAGAACGAAAAATAATCCTATTTTAATTGGAGAGCCAGGAGTAGGAAAAACCGCCATAGCTGAAGGATTAGCTCATCGGATTATTAATGGAGATATTCCAGATAATTTAAAAGATAAAAGAGTTTTTTCATTGGATATGGCTTCTCTCATTGCAGGAGCTAAATATAAAGGAGAATTTGAAGAACGTCTTAAATCTGTTGTAAAAGAAGTGACTTCTTCAGATGGAGAAATTATTTTATTTATTGATGAAATACATACTTTGGTAGGTGCGGGAGGTGGAGAAGGAGCTATGGATGCTGCAAATATTCTAAAACCTGCATTGGCTAGAGGAGAACTTCGTGCTATAGGAGCAACGACTTTAAATGAATACCAAAAATATTTTAGAATAGATAAAGCTTTAGAAAGAAGATTCCAGCAAGTATATGTAGATGAGCCTTCAGTCACTGATGCCATATCCATATTGCGTGGAATTAAAGAAAAATATGAAAGTCATCATAAAGTGAGAATTAAAGATGAGTCTATTATTGCAGCCGTAGAATTATCTCAGCGTTATATTAATGAACGTTTTTTACCGGATAAAGCTATTGATCTTATTGATGAAGCAGCTTCAAAACTTAGGATGGAGATTAATTCTAAACCAGAAGAATTGGATGTATTGCATAGGAAAATTATGCAAATGGAAATACAGATAGAAGCCATAAAAAGAGAAAAAGATGAAAAACAATTGGTACTTTTAAGAAAAAAATTAGCAAAATTGAATGAAGAAAAAATTCAATTACAATTTCAATGGCAAAAGGAAAAGGATTTAGTTGAAGGAATCCAAAAGTCTAAGGAAAAAATAGAAAATTTCAAATTTGAAGCAGAACAAGCAGAAAGATCCGGAGACTATGGAAAGGTTGCGGAATTAAGGTATGGAAAAATTAAAGAAGAAGAAAATAAAGTCAAATCGTTTGAAATAGAATTAAAAAAGCAGGAAGATAAAGGAAAAAAAATGATCCAAGAAGAAGTTTCTAAAGAAGATATCGCTCAGGTTGTATCTAAGTGGACAGGAATTCCTGTTACTAAAATGTTGCAAAGTGAAAGGGAAAAATTACTTTTTTTAGAAAAAGAATTACACAAAAGGGTTATCGGTCAAAATGATGCCATTCAATCTGTTGCAGATGCAATAAGGCGTTCTAGAGCAGGGCTTCAAGATGAAAAAAAACCCATAGGCTCCTTTCTATTTATGGGAAGTACAGGAGTGGGGAAAACGGAATTAGCCAAAACACTAGCCGAATATCTATTTGATAACGAAAACAACATGGTCCGTATAGATATGAGTGAGTATATGGAACGTCATTCGGTAAGCAGACTTATTGGAGCCCCTCCTGGATATATTGGATACGAAGAAAGCGGACAATTAACAGAAGCCATACGTCGACGCCCTTATAGCGTTATTCTCTTAGATGAAATAGAAAAAGCTCATTCAGATATATTTAATATCCTTTTACAAGTTTTAGATGATGGAAGATTAACAGATAATAAAGGTCGTACTGTTAATTTTACCAATACTATTATTATCATGACTTCCAATATAGGAGCAGATATTATTCAGGAAAATTTAGATCCGGAAATGTCTATCAACAGAATGGAAACAACAAAAAATGCTTTGATCGACTTGTTAAAAAATATAATGAGACCAGAATTTATTAATAGAATTGATGAAATCATTTTATTTAAACCTATTTCCAGAAAAGAAATTAAAGAAATCGTCAAATTACAAATGAAAAAATTTGCTGATTTATTATCTCATAAAAATATTCATATAGAAGCAACTAATGAAGTTATAGATTATTTATCAGAAAAAGGTTATGATCCACATTATGGAGCCAGACTCTTAAAAAGGGTCATTCAACACGAGATCCTCAACAATCTTTCTAAAGAAATATTAAAAGGAAAAATACATGATAACCATAGGTTATTAGTGGATTTTTTTAAAGAAAAAGGAATTGTATTTAGACAATCTGATCCTGTCAATGTGCAAGGAAAAATTAATACATAA